A genome region from uncultured Roseibium sp. includes the following:
- a CDS encoding biotin carboxylase N-terminal domain-containing protein: MFDSVLIANRGEIACRIIRTARRMGLRTIAVYSDADRDALHVQMADQAVPIGPAPATESYLRPDRILEAAKATGAAAIHPGYGFLSEQPDLVSGCAENGIVWVGPHLEAILSMGSKIEAKAIAAQNGVPCIPGYSGADQSDEALIAAATEIGFPVMVKASAGGGGKGMRAVFDPIDLADAINSARTEALRSFGDDRLLIEKLILNPRHIEVQLLGDRHGNLIHLFERDCSVQRNHQKLLEEAPAPNLDDETRSRLFKSSVSLGKAIGYNSAGTVEFVMNAETGEFYFLEMNTRLQVEHTVTEEITGIDLVEMQFRMAAGERLPLSQDDITCTGHAIEARLTAEDAADGFKPETGEVLHWRIDPALRCDTGIQTGSTIGSSYDSMVAKLIAHGQDRETACRKLASGLNRLEIAGLTTNRLFLRDAIRSDRFASGTATTNFLAQQWPNGWSPKDATDGLPYAALACHLRDRPASSPWQSLGGFRLLSGAGHPARTTYVDAENPESRVEIAGQSGAYTLTRNGTTETVSVAWQDPATLRLTRNAVSETVGAIHNNGATYVWGPGFDAVHRVVPAGDFNPARHTGTTATPDRIVAPIPGLLVTVNVRPGDTVAEGDTLVVMESMKLLMDLKAAAAGTVSAVGAVPGTTVEAGALLVQLDLTQS; encoded by the coding sequence ATGTTCGATAGCGTTCTCATTGCAAACCGCGGCGAAATCGCCTGCCGCATCATCAGGACCGCGCGGCGGATGGGCCTGCGGACGATCGCCGTTTATTCGGACGCCGACCGGGACGCCCTTCACGTGCAAATGGCCGATCAGGCCGTTCCTATCGGCCCGGCCCCGGCAACGGAGAGCTACCTGCGCCCGGACCGGATCCTAGAAGCGGCAAAAGCAACGGGTGCCGCCGCCATTCATCCGGGCTACGGCTTTCTGTCCGAACAGCCCGACCTTGTCAGCGGATGCGCTGAAAACGGCATCGTCTGGGTCGGCCCTCACCTGGAGGCGATCCTTTCCATGGGATCCAAGATCGAGGCCAAGGCGATTGCAGCGCAAAACGGCGTGCCCTGCATTCCGGGTTATTCCGGCGCCGACCAGTCTGATGAGGCGCTTATCGCGGCCGCCACGGAGATCGGTTTTCCGGTCATGGTCAAGGCCAGCGCGGGTGGCGGCGGTAAAGGCATGCGCGCAGTCTTCGATCCGATCGACCTTGCCGACGCCATAAATTCCGCCCGCACCGAAGCCCTGCGGTCCTTCGGCGACGACCGCCTGCTGATCGAAAAGCTGATCCTCAATCCGCGCCACATCGAGGTCCAGTTACTGGGCGATCGACACGGCAATCTGATCCACCTGTTCGAGCGCGACTGTTCGGTTCAACGCAATCATCAGAAACTTCTGGAAGAGGCGCCCGCGCCCAATCTCGATGACGAGACCCGTTCCCGCCTGTTCAAGTCATCCGTCAGTCTCGGCAAGGCAATCGGCTACAACAGCGCCGGCACCGTCGAATTCGTCATGAACGCCGAAACTGGGGAGTTCTACTTCCTGGAAATGAACACCCGCCTCCAGGTCGAACACACTGTGACGGAGGAAATCACCGGCATCGATCTGGTGGAAATGCAGTTCCGGATGGCAGCGGGCGAGAGGCTTCCGCTCTCGCAGGACGACATCACCTGCACCGGTCACGCCATCGAGGCGCGGCTAACGGCTGAAGATGCCGCCGACGGGTTCAAGCCGGAAACCGGCGAGGTCCTGCACTGGCGCATCGATCCGGCCCTGCGCTGCGACACCGGCATTCAGACCGGCTCGACGATCGGCTCGTCTTACGATTCCATGGTCGCCAAACTGATCGCCCATGGGCAGGACCGGGAGACGGCGTGCCGGAAGCTGGCTTCCGGCCTGAACAGGCTTGAAATCGCGGGCCTGACGACGAACCGCCTGTTCCTGCGCGACGCGATCCGGAGCGACAGGTTTGCATCCGGCACCGCGACCACGAATTTCCTGGCGCAGCAATGGCCGAACGGCTGGTCCCCGAAAGACGCTACAGACGGCCTCCCCTATGCAGCGCTTGCCTGCCACCTGCGGGACCGGCCTGCTTCCTCTCCCTGGCAGAGCCTTGGGGGCTTCCGACTGCTCTCAGGCGCAGGCCATCCGGCCCGAACGACCTATGTCGATGCCGAAAACCCCGAGAGCCGCGTGGAAATCGCCGGACAATCCGGCGCGTACACACTCACCAGAAACGGCACGACCGAGACCGTTTCGGTCGCCTGGCAGGATCCGGCCACCCTCCGCCTGACCCGCAACGCCGTCAGCGAAACGGTCGGCGCAATCCACAACAACGGCGCCACCTATGTCTGGGGACCTGGCTTCGATGCCGTGCATCGCGTTGTTCCCGCCGGCGACTTCAACCCCGCCCGCCACACCGGCACCACCGCGACACCGGACCGTATCGTGGCCCCGATCCCGGGACTTCTGGTCACTGTCAATGTTCGACCCGGCGACACGGTCGCGGAGGGCGATACCCTGGTGGTGATGGAATCCATGAAGCTGCTGATGGATCTGAAAGCCGCCGCCGCAGGCACCGTCTCCGCGGTCGGAGCCGTCCCCGGCACCACGGTCGAGGCCGGGGCCCTGCTCGTCCAACTCGATCTCACCCAGAGCTGA